The stretch of DNA TCGCACCCGGTCTACCGGGACGAGGTGATCAACGGGAAGGCGCTCGGCGGTATCGCGGCGATCGCCCTCGCGATGGGGGTCGTGCTCGTCATCTCCCTTGCGGTGATGCTCCTCTTCGGGATCGTCCCGAATTTCGAGGAAACGGTGCGGATGTTCCTCTTCGGCGCCCTCTCGTTCCTGCTCGTCTTCTCGTTCTTCGCGATCGCCCTGTTCATGTCGACGGTCGCAAAGGACAGCGGGAGCGCGATCATCTACACGCTCATCGTGATGATCGTCCTCTCCTCCCTCCTCCCGATCTTCACCTACGGCTCGGTGTACACCGCAGCCTTCGGCCAGCCCCCTGACCCCCCGGAATCCACCATGGTGAGGTACGGCGGCTACGGCGGGACGTACGTCTCGTCGGCCGTCTCCGTCTCGGTCAGCGGCGAGGAGAAGGTGGACCCCATGGTCGACGAGGCCTGGCAGAAGTACGAGGAGGAATCCCGGGCCTACTGGGAGCGGCGGCAGGCAGTCAGCGACGCCGTATCTCTCCTCTCGCCGACGAGCAACTACCAGATGCTCGCCTATGCCGTGACCAACCCCGACATGGCGAGGATGATGCTCTCCAGCTCCCTTTTCTCGGTCGTGGAGATGGACGACGAGATCCCGCAGGAAGGGTTCTCTGCCCTCTTCGCCCTCCTTGGCGAGATGGCGAAGAACATCGCCGCCCTCGTCATCACGCCCGCCCTCTTCTTCGGGCTTGCATGGGTGCGGTTCATGCGGGAGGACGTGCGATGACGAAGGCGCCCGCCCTCCTCCTCGCCCTCCTGGTGCTCACCGCCGCCCTGCCCCTGCCGGCGGCGGCCGCCGCCTCGGCAACCGGCTCGGTCTCGATCCACTGCGATTTCCCCGGCCAGGTGGTCGAGGC from Methanofollis liminatans DSM 4140 encodes:
- a CDS encoding ABC transporter permease produces the protein MRSAGLRVIAAKEFNDHLRSRKFHLIFGIFLVIAVIGLIGGMVTYQEQLEDYNRAQSAVQDTDEFMEKSYYSWKPSMLSAFNEMSSLMTTIGVILGIAMGFDLVTREKESKSLKILLSHPVYRDEVINGKALGGIAAIALAMGVVLVISLAVMLLFGIVPNFEETVRMFLFGALSFLLVFSFFAIALFMSTVAKDSGSAIIYTLIVMIVLSSLLPIFTYGSVYTAAFGQPPDPPESTMVRYGGYGGTYVSSAVSVSVSGEEKVDPMVDEAWQKYEEESRAYWERRQAVSDAVSLLSPTSNYQMLAYAVTNPDMARMMLSSSLFSVVEMDDEIPQEGFSALFALLGEMAKNIAALVITPALFFGLAWVRFMREDVR